The following proteins are co-located in the Pyricularia oryzae 70-15 chromosome 1, whole genome shotgun sequence genome:
- a CDS encoding beta-lactamase, whose translation MPISTEAVSSLKAIVDGACADPTTDIPGAVVVIVDRDGQELLAHAAGVRGLSAADGHRQPMTLDTVFWIASCTKLLAGIACMQLVERGVLRLDDGDQIEELCPELARLKVLGKDGVLVDKTNKISLRMLLTHTAGFGYTFFNERLRDWSLPTGVDEFSGRIEDVTTPLLFQPGEGWEYGVGIDWAGIALERATGLKLNEFLQHNVFEPLGIKDMSMVPGDEMRSRLAHMHHREGDGKLRPRDHPLRAPLVVDVHNKSDVARLHNSGGAGMFATAQEYCKVLATILNDGKSPTTGVRILRPDTVAEMFRNQIPQFPDFGRQGIPAAKPDLTNPIAELYPVEGGAPQGWGLTFLQPSGADAGTVCWAGLPNLWWWLNREKGVAGLVATQILPFVDPKVMGLWFGVQGASYAALG comes from the exons ATGCCCATCAGCACCGAAGCAGTCTCCTCGCTCAAGGCCATCGTCGATGGGGCCTGTGCCGACCCGACGACAGACATCCCCGGCGCCGTCGTGGTGATAGTCGACCGGGACGGCCAGGAGCTCCTCGCGCACGCCGCGGGCGTCCGGGGCCTGTCTGCCGCCGACGGCCACAGGCAGCCCATGACGCTCGACACGGTCTTTTGGATCGCGTCGTGCACCAAGCTGCTGGCCGGGATCGCGTGCATGCAGCTGGTGGAGCGTGGGGTGCTGCgcctcgacgacggcgaccaGATCGAGGAGCTGTGCCCGGAGCTGGCGCGCCTCAAGGTGCTGGGCAAGGACGGCGTCTTGGTCGACAAGACCAACAAGATCTCGTTGAGGATGCTCCTGACCCACACGGCCGGGTTCGGgtacacgttcttcaacgaGAGGCTGAGGGACTGGTCGCTGCCGACGGGCGTGGATGAGTTTTCGGGCAGGATCGAGGACGTCACCACGCCGCTGCTGTTCCAGCCCGGGGAGGGGTGGGAGTACGGT GTTGGCATCGACTGGGCCGGGATTGCCCTTGAGCGTGCCACCGGGCTTAAATTGAACGAGTTTCTCCAGCACAACGTCTTTGAGCCGCTGGGGATTAAGGACATGTCCATGGTCCCCGGAGATGAAATGCGGTCGAGGCTGGCACACATGCACCACCGCGAGGGGGACGGCAAGCTGAGGCCGCGGGACCACCCGCTGCGTGCGCCACTGGTCGTTGACGTGCACAACAAAAGCGACGTCGCGAGGCTGCACAACAGCGGAGGCGCTGGCATGTTTGCCACGGCGCAAGAGTACTGCA AGGTCCTAGCCACCATCCTCAACGACGGCAAGAGCCCGACCACGGGCGTCCGGATCCTCCGGCCCGACACCGTAGCCGAGATGTTCAGGAACCAAATCCCGCAGTTCCCCGACTTTGGCCGGCAGGGCATACCGGCGGCCAAGCCGGACCTGACGAACCCGATCGCGGAGCTGTACCCGGTGGAGGGCGGGGCGCCGCAAGGCTGGGGACTGACGTTCCTGCAGCCGAGCGGGGCCGACGCCGGCACCGTCTGCTGGGCGGGGCTGCCGAACCTGTGGTGGTGGCTGAACCGCGAAAAGGGCGTCGCCGGCCTCGTCGCCAC